In Bacillota bacterium LX-D, the following proteins share a genomic window:
- a CDS encoding ABC transporter ATP-binding protein: protein MIKIKNVSKAFEDKILFSNLTLNIEDGEFVIFSGPSGCGKTTLLNMIGAIEEIDSGEILVDGIDVSKRKNQLKYFRNKVGFLFQNFALVDNKTVKENLKLVRKDCKNDITIEEALEIVGLKDKLNKKVYTLSGGEQQRVALARLMLKKCDIILADEPTGSLDKNNAEAVLNILKQLNEQGKTIILVTHDEDIKKAYHCSLVSLPN from the coding sequence ATGATAAAAATTAAAAATGTATCTAAAGCATTTGAGGATAAAATTCTTTTTTCAAATCTAACCCTGAACATTGAAGATGGAGAGTTTGTCATCTTTTCAGGTCCCAGTGGATGCGGAAAAACAACGCTTCTTAATATGATTGGAGCCATCGAAGAAATTGACAGCGGTGAAATTCTTGTGGATGGTATAGATGTCAGCAAGAGGAAGAACCAATTAAAATATTTCAGGAATAAAGTCGGATTTCTCTTTCAAAACTTTGCTCTCGTGGATAACAAAACGGTTAAGGAAAACTTAAAGCTGGTTCGGAAAGACTGCAAGAACGATATAACTATCGAGGAAGCTTTAGAGATCGTTGGACTTAAAGATAAGTTGAACAAAAAGGTATACACTTTATCAGGAGGAGAACAGCAGAGAGTGGCGTTAGCTCGGCTTATGCTTAAAAAATGTGATATTATTTTGGCTGATGAACCAACTGGTTCTCTTGATAAGAATAATGCCGAAGCTGTACTCAACATTTTAAAACAACTCAATGAACAAGGTAAAACAATCATACTTGTTACACATGATGAGGATATTAAAAAAGCCTACCATTGCTCCCTAGTTTCTCTGCCAAATTAG